AGGTTATCTACAATTATGACATCAGAGAGGAGATATTCGGCAAGCGACCTGTACTCATCTTTGCAGGTTACAAAATTCAGCGCCGGGCCGATTACAGCGTTAGAAATGGGTATAGCGCCCAATTTTTCCTTCAATAAATGGGCGTTGTCCCCATTTATCCGGGGCTTCACAGGAATAAATGAAGAGCGTCCGGCGCTCTTTGTCTTTAAAAATTCTATAGCCTTTTTCGTTTCCCCGTGATCAGTTACCACAATATTCTGAAGGCGGTCACCGAGGACGGTTTCAATTACCTTTTCCGCAGAGAAACCCTCAGTCCCTGTTACTTCAAAGAAATCGGCAACTATCCCGCGGACCCCTTCAGCATTAATCTCATTTTTTGCCTTGGAAAGGAAAAGTGACCGGACCCCTTCCTGATACCCCACAAGGTTTTTCTCCATTTCCTCAAGGGAGTGATAGCGTGCCTCACTCCTGTGAAGAAGTTCCTTCTTTGCATTAAGGCGATCTGTCAACTCATAAATTGCATCATCCAGAGAAGCAGACTTGTCTGACAGGGATTCAAGATTACGTTGCTTTTCATCCAGTATACTCCTGGTGGAGTTTCTTATATCATCAGTTGAAGATATCCTGGTTCTGACATCTGATATTGCACCCAGGCTGTTGTTCCTCTCTGAGACGATGCGTTCCTTTAGTCGTGCCAGCTCAGAGGCCCTTGATTGAAGAGAGACCTCCCGGTTTCTTGCCTCTGTTATCCTCGTTACAATGCCAAAGAGGGTTTTACGGGCATTTTCAATCGTTTCCTGCAGGCTATGAAACTCCCTGCTTGCAGCCTCATATCTTCCCTCAACTTCATTGATGGAATCTTCCCCTTTTGAGAGGAAGTCATCAACAATGACCTTTTCCATATTATATGAGTCAAGAGATGTGGAAAGTGACGAAATATCTTCCTTCAGTCTCGCTATCTCAGATGATATACGTTCTATCTCGCTATTTTGGTGAGTCATCTGATTGTCAATGAGCAGCAGCCTGTTTTCTTTTCCTCCGATCTCTTTTTCCATCTCGTGGAGGAACTGTTTCATGGAAGCAAGGTTCTTGTCCTCTTCTATAATAGCTGTACGCGTCTCTTCTCCATCTGCCTCAATCCTGGTGAACTCAGACAGTGCCTGCATCTCCTCATTCCTCAGCGATTCCTCCCGGCTATTCATATCCTTAAGGCTGCCATCAAGATCAATATATTTTGCAACTGTAAGGGCTACGTCACGCTCCCTTATGCTGCCGGCAAGTTCCTGATAGTCTTTAGCCTTTCTGACCTGTCTGTCGAGAGAGTTTATCTGTCTCTTAACCTCTGAGATGATGTCCCGCACCCGCAGCAGGTTATGCTGAGTTGATTCTAATTTTCTGAGGGCTTCGGTCTTTCTGAACTTGTACTTCATTATTCCGGCGGTATCTTCAATGATGGCCCTCCGGTCTTCAGGGGTAGAGGTAAGGATCTTCTCTACCCTCCCCTGTTCTATTACGGTATGTCCTTTGAACCCTATGCCTGCATCAATGAGAATATCCCTGATGTCCTTTAACCTGCAATGGACCTTATTGATAAGATATTCGCTCTCACCAGAGCGGAAGAGCCTTCTGGTAATCTCTATTTCAGAATATTCGGAGTACTGGGAAGGGAGTTCGCCCCTTATATCCCCTATTGTGAGGGTGACCTCTGCCAGACCAATGGTCTTTCGGGACTCACTTCCGAAGAATATGACATCTTCCATCTTGTCCCCCCTGAGGGTTTTGGTACTCTGCTCGCCCATAACCCAGAGGATGGAATCAACGACATTGCTCTTTCCGCAGCCATTTGGTCCAACGATACACGTTATCCCTGGCTGGAAATGGATAGTGGTCTTTTCGGGGAAGGTCTTAAAGCCGAAGATTTCTAATTTCTTCAGACGCATGTGACAATTCTTATACCATACCCAAATTGGAAAGTAAAGGGAAAAATACTATGACAAGGGTAGACAGGTTCTGATTGCTACAATATAGAGTAGACGAAACTTATGCCCTTATAAGCTTCCCGGTCGCGGTTGCGATACAGGTACCGTTGCTGTCAACGACCTCTGCAATTGCCTCGAAGAAATTATTTCTTTCTTTGATAATGTTTGCTGACACAAAGACTCTTTCCCCCGTTGACAGGGGAGACTTGTAGCGAACCTCCATCCATGCAGTCACAGCATAGATCCCAAGCTCAAACAGGAGCCTGCCCATTGCCTCATCAAGCAGCGTAGCTATTATCCCGCCATGGGTTATACCCTGATAACCCTGATGCTCAGGGCAGGGAGTAAACTCACCAGATATCGCCTTCTTTTCCCTGTCCAGGGTAAAGGCGATCTTAAGGCCAAGGGGATTTTCCTTTCCGCAGCCAAAGCATCTGTTGTTGTCAGTGAGGTTCATTAGTTGCTGGAGGAGTTGGGCCTATGAGACTTTCGGCTAATGTTAAGAAATCTTCTGCACGCTTGATCTGTTCTTTAGCCTGTTCTAATGTCACTCCACATTCTACATCATAATCACAAGTGTGCCTCATTTCTTGTGCTTCCATAAGAAATCTGTGAAACTCGACCGGCACTTTACCTGTGTGAGCAAACTCGCGACCAAAAGCAGCGATAACCGCAGAATGTTTGGAAAAAGATAAGGACTCACCTTCAAGGAAGGCCTCTGCAATATAGAACATTGCATAGTATGCACGCACCACAGCAAACTCTGGATATCCGCCAGTTACGAGCAGTTTTGCAGCCGAGATGCTTTCGCGTGATTTCAAGAGGAGTCCTGATTGCTCTTCAGTCATGCTGCGATTCCTTCCTTGCGAATATTCCTTAAAAGGGGGCCATTTCTGTGAAGAAAACGGTTCTCATCCATAAAGACGCAACTTATAACAGTATCATTCTCCAATGACAACCCTGTAACTATTTCGCCGGTTCTCTGTATTTCTTCTCCAGGATTAACCATTCCCCGTAACACGACAAGCACATCTATATCTGAATCAGGATCGGCATCGCCCCTGGCATGAGAACCAAAGAGGATTACATGTGCAAGTCTATTGCCATAAAGCGCTTCCAATTGTTTTCTCAATTCAGATACAATTTGCCTCACATCATACATCTTCATCTCCTCGTACTTGTTGTACGTGTTACAAATATTTTATTATAATCGTTACATTAAATGATGGCAATTTTAACTTTCTTGTTCTTTTTTGTTCTGCACCACTCTTTTCTTGTCTTGTTCTATTGGACTACACATTCAGTTTCCGCAGAGCTGATAATGCCCCTACGATCTCCTTTTCCTTGACCTCGATCAAGTCCAATAATTCTTCAGGTCTCCTTGTGTCCTCTTCTCCTTTTGCGTGGGGATTCACGGCCTTGAGGTCATAGACGGCGTCTTCGATTTCTTCCGCCTTGGCCGACTGCTCACGAGCCTCTTTTATCAGTTTCGTGACCTTTTGCTCGACTTCCATAATAGCCGCCTTGTCAGATGAAGTAGTCTTTTTCAGCTCACTCAGGCGCTCTTTCCATTGGGCAGCCTGCTGTTCCTTCTCACGGGCTGCGGCCTTAAAAGGCCCGGCCTCCTCCATTGCCTTATGTTTTCTTGCTGTGAAATCTATAGTCCAGCTTCGTTCGCTATCTCCCCTGGCTGGCAAGAGCTTAAAGAACTCAGCAAACCTGTCCATCGTAAAAGGGGTTTTCTTCCCGACCTTTATGTCTGAAAGGTCATAGTACCATATCTTTTCCGTGTGCTTTCCCCTGGTAAAGAAGAGGAGGTTTGTCTTCACACCGGCGCCTGCGGTGGTAAAGACACCTGCGGGAAGGCTGATGATACACCAGAGGTCAAACTCCTCAAGAAGTTTCCTCTTGGTCTGGACAAAGGCGGTCTCATTCGTCCTGAACAATACCCCTTCATCCAAAACGATCCCACAGCGGCCTCCCGGCTTCAGAGAATCCATCACATGCTGTAAAAAGAGGACTTGAGTGGCGCCTGTCTTATATGCGAAATTAGTCTGTGCCGACTTTCCCTCTTTGCCACCGAAAGGGGGATTCATGAGCACGACATCATATTGAGGAGGGGCATCGAGGAAGAGACCGTCATAGGTCTTCTCATTCGTCAGGGTATTGCCATGCCAGATGTTGGGCTGGTCTATGCCGTGAAGGATCAGATTGGCAAGGGCAATCGGATAGATGAGGTTCTCCTTTTCGCGGCCATAGAATGTCCTGTGTTTCAGGGTCTCCAATTGATCAGCGGTCGTATCTGCACCAAGCGCATCTTTCATGTATTCATAACTCTGTGCCAGAAACCCTCCGGTTCCGCAACCCGGATCATAGACAGTCTCACCTACAACCGGATTGATCGTCTTAACCATGGCCCTGATGATCTCACGGGGTGTGAAGAACTGACCGCCGTCATTATTCTTTTCTCCCATCTTCAGGAGAAGCCCTTCATACACCTGGGAGAGACTGAATATGTGGGTGGGGTCTATCGTATGGACACTGACATCATGCACCTTGTCGAGCACGTCAAGGAGGTTACGCTCCGTATCAATCCGGACCCTTTCAATGCCGGACATGATCTCGCTGATGACCTTCTGGCGGGGAAAGGCATTCGGCATGCTCTCCAATCCTCTCAGATGAGGGATCAGCTCCTGATTGACAAACCTGAAGTAATCCCCCATCGGCCCATCGGTAAGCTCCTTCCGTTTCCACCCCTGCTTGTGGCCATTTTGCGAAACTGTGATTTCTTTATCAAAAGGGGCCGCCCAGTCCTGCCAGCGGTAGGGTGCGGATAAGGAGGGCTTAAACTCTATGCCAAGCGCCTCGTGCTCATCCGCCTCCCGAACCTCGGTCTCATCAAGGATGCGGAGGAACAGTATCCACGTCAGCTCAGGAACATACTGCATCGCCCCAGCACAGTTCGACCGCCGCATGATGTCGCAGATGGATTTGATGGCGGAGTTAACCGATTGTGGGGTAGATAATTTACGGGAATTGTTATTTTCGGGCATCTAACTTCTCATCCTTTTCCCCCTCCCTTGATGGGAGGGGCGAGGGGAGGGTGATCTAAACAGGTTCCCCTTATTACTTCTAATATCCCTTCGATATTTGTTAATACTTCATTATTCCAGAATCTTAAAACCTTAAATCCTTCATCTTTAAGCCATTGGTCCCTTGTATTATCCTCGTTTTCCATCATTGAATGCTGTCCACCGTCAACTTCAATAACAATCCGCTTTTCATAACAGGCAAAATCTACAATATATTTACCAATTGCCTCTTGCCTTCTGAATTTCAGTCCTTCCATCTGCTTTGCTCTCAAATGCCTCCATAACAGATTTTCTGTGTCGGTCGACTTCTTTCTAAGAATCTTAGCTATACTGGTCATATCATTGCTCAACTTCTGAACACCCCCACCCTGCCCTCCCCCATCAAGGGGGAGGGAATTAAAATTGAACCCCTTTACACCTGCACAATATCACAACTCTCCACTGAATGCCTGGCGCAGGAGCGCTGGAGGCAGGGATTTTATGGTTTCAAGCTGATCTTCTATGGATTTTCTCAGTCTATCTGTTCCTGTAATCTGATTGTAAAGAATAAGTGCAATGCTTTTTTGTTCAGCAAGGGGAGGAAAGGGAATTATTAGATTGCGAAGCACATTGAGAGAAGCAAATTTTTGGATGCCACCCTGTAATGATTTGTCTAATTGCCTTGTCACAATGGAAGATTGCAATAAGAAGAAAAGAAAATCTCTGTTGATAGGGCTCTTATTTATTTTGAATAATCCCACATTTTTTATAGAAAATTCTCTATCTGTGTTTACAATCACCGGGTTACCAATTGTCCCTATCATTGCAAAAAGGATATCACCAACATCCACTTTTGAACGTCTTTTTATTTGTTCATGATCTTCTTGGGATATATATTGAACATTCGAAAAATCTAATCCGGACGATTTAAGATTTTTTGATGTAACAAGAGGAATACCTTTGTCTACATATTTGGGTGTATCATGTGTCCCATCCCTTACTTCTATTATTTCTTGACATCTTTTCTTTGGCCATTTCTTCGCTTTTTCTTTCTCAAAAACCTTCCTCAGATATGCGCCTGGTAAAGTCTTGGCTGCTTCAACCTGCGCCTCTGCTGCAACCCGCGCCTTCTCAACCGCTGCCATCTGCTCATTGAGGATTGCGGCAATGCGCTTTTGTTCAGGGAGCGGGGGAAGAGGGATTACTTGAGCTTTTACTTGCTTGTCGGTTACTGCTGGATATAGAGCGCCCTTGACAAGATCAGAAAGATTTTTCACAAAATTAGGAGAACATACGTAGGCAAACAGAAAGTTACGTTCTAATTCTTTCTTGGGTCGCAGCACGCAAAAACCTGTACTGCATATTTGATTGTCAAGTTCATGGGGCACTAATGCAACTGCATTCAGATTTGGTCGAGTTGTTGAGACGATTACATCCCCCGCCTTAATGACCTGCCTCGCCCGACTTGGT
This window of the Nitrospirota bacterium genome carries:
- a CDS encoding nucleotidyltransferase domain-containing protein; the encoded protein is MYDVRQIVSELRKQLEALYGNRLAHVILFGSHARGDADPDSDIDVLVVLRGMVNPGEEIQRTGEIVTGLSLENDTVISCVFMDENRFLHRNGPLLRNIRKEGIAA
- a CDS encoding N-6 DNA methylase yields the protein MPENNNSRKLSTPQSVNSAIKSICDIMRRSNCAGAMQYVPELTWILFLRILDETEVREADEHEALGIEFKPSLSAPYRWQDWAAPFDKEITVSQNGHKQGWKRKELTDGPMGDYFRFVNQELIPHLRGLESMPNAFPRQKVISEIMSGIERVRIDTERNLLDVLDKVHDVSVHTIDPTHIFSLSQVYEGLLLKMGEKNNDGGQFFTPREIIRAMVKTINPVVGETVYDPGCGTGGFLAQSYEYMKDALGADTTADQLETLKHRTFYGREKENLIYPIALANLILHGIDQPNIWHGNTLTNEKTYDGLFLDAPPQYDVVLMNPPFGGKEGKSAQTNFAYKTGATQVLFLQHVMDSLKPGGRCGIVLDEGVLFRTNETAFVQTKRKLLEEFDLWCIISLPAGVFTTAGAGVKTNLLFFTRGKHTEKIWYYDLSDIKVGKKTPFTMDRFAEFFKLLPARGDSERSWTIDFTARKHKAMEEAGPFKAAAREKEQQAAQWKERLSELKKTTSSDKAAIMEVEQKVTKLIKEAREQSAKAEEIEDAVYDLKAVNPHAKGEEDTRRPEELLDLIEVKEKEIVGALSALRKLNV
- a CDS encoding restriction endonuclease subunit S; its protein translation is MNLNNVAKLPDGWRWVRLGEVCEEKTGTKDPRLQPKDTFRYVDISSVGNNQKRILGTSILLGKDAPSRARQVIKAGDVIVSTTRPNLNAVALVPHELDNQICSTGFCVLRPKKELERNFLFAYVCSPNFVKNLSDLVKGALYPAVTDKQVKAQVIPLPPLPEQKRIAAILNEQMAAVEKARVAAEAQVEAAKTLPGAYLRKVFEKEKAKKWPKKRCQEIIEVRDGTHDTPKYVDKGIPLVTSKNLKSSGLDFSNVQYISQEDHEQIKRRSKVDVGDILFAMIGTIGNPVIVNTDREFSIKNVGLFKINKSPINRDFLFFLLQSSIVTRQLDKSLQGGIQKFASLNVLRNLIIPFPPLAEQKSIALILYNQITGTDRLRKSIEDQLETIKSLPPALLRQAFSGEL
- a CDS encoding PaaI family thioesterase, which translates into the protein MNLTDNNRCFGCGKENPLGLKIAFTLDREKKAISGEFTPCPEHQGYQGITHGGIIATLLDEAMGRLLFELGIYAVTAWMEVRYKSPLSTGERVFVSANIIKERNNFFEAIAEVVDSNGTCIATATGKLIRA
- the smc gene encoding chromosome segregation protein SMC translates to MRLKKLEIFGFKTFPEKTTIHFQPGITCIVGPNGCGKSNVVDSILWVMGEQSTKTLRGDKMEDVIFFGSESRKTIGLAEVTLTIGDIRGELPSQYSEYSEIEITRRLFRSGESEYLINKVHCRLKDIRDILIDAGIGFKGHTVIEQGRVEKILTSTPEDRRAIIEDTAGIMKYKFRKTEALRKLESTQHNLLRVRDIISEVKRQINSLDRQVRKAKDYQELAGSIRERDVALTVAKYIDLDGSLKDMNSREESLRNEEMQALSEFTRIEADGEETRTAIIEEDKNLASMKQFLHEMEKEIGGKENRLLLIDNQMTHQNSEIERISSEIARLKEDISSLSTSLDSYNMEKVIVDDFLSKGEDSINEVEGRYEAASREFHSLQETIENARKTLFGIVTRITEARNREVSLQSRASELARLKERIVSERNNSLGAISDVRTRISSTDDIRNSTRSILDEKQRNLESLSDKSASLDDAIYELTDRLNAKKELLHRSEARYHSLEEMEKNLVGYQEGVRSLFLSKAKNEINAEGVRGIVADFFEVTGTEGFSAEKVIETVLGDRLQNIVVTDHGETKKAIEFLKTKSAGRSSFIPVKPRINGDNAHLLKEKLGAIPISNAVIGPALNFVTCKDEYRSLAEYLLSDVIIVDNLDTALSLWNDDKTGYTFATLDGEIVEPGGRIAGGVSTGKSQGLIEKRKELKNLKGDVVKLGQEVSSLEGELERTKDESALVNDQIEEINSQTRQTELSLVNTEKDLEALRDEEERRKLQIETLSAEEREIDSEVAVLNEELRKHEGDIHALVAEQLSIEQHIQELIETQRLGRERWEEAQREVTLKKLELATQKEKRESLSIRIKEIELRIQEASGLIDIKEGEILKIRGRIEEYLVEKTGVESAIKEQWLKKEALCADVTGKEQERNSREERLKTLEEAIKDRRRKIEGLKGSLNQIELQKTELRLQIGHLKDSLYTAYQVELEGEIGNPAHKELLNNVTMETLSAEVAALKEKLNRMGPVNLASIEEYQELNQRYEFMTTQEADLTQACETLHSTISKINKTTKEMFINTFNIINEKFQQMFQMFFQGGTSRLALTDENNVLESGIEIIAQPPGKRVSQLALLSGGEKALTAMSLLFATFLARPTPFCVLDEIDAPLDETNTERYIRTLREMMGFSQFVVITHNKRTMEGSDMLYGVTMEEPGVSKLISVHLAKREKQEEYQSEMALQPVG
- a CDS encoding endonuclease domain-containing protein — protein: MTSIAKILRKKSTDTENLLWRHLRAKQMEGLKFRRQEAIGKYIVDFACYEKRIVIEVDGGQHSMMENEDNTRDQWLKDEGFKVLRFWNNEVLTNIEGILEVIRGTCLDHPPLAPPIKGGGKG
- a CDS encoding HEPN domain-containing protein translates to MTEEQSGLLLKSRESISAAKLLVTGGYPEFAVVRAYYAMFYIAEAFLEGESLSFSKHSAVIAAFGREFAHTGKVPVEFHRFLMEAQEMRHTCDYDVECGVTLEQAKEQIKRAEDFLTLAESLIGPTPPATNEPH